actcaatgagtggtgttataagtatagaaaaatatgggacaaaccttttgtaaaagtttgttaagatattgaagccccaaatttcccttatacttggtggagtaggccactcaggaatgacctttattctcttagggtccatgggaagcccttgatcactatttaaaaagttaaggaaagtaatggaataatacatacctctttctttattttcatattgattattcctaaaaacaattatgacaaacctaaggtgtcccacatgagaacctaggtttgcattgaaacaaaaaataagaacaaacctacctaatgagtccctatgtacacaaatcatgaagatgtttggtgcatgagtgattttacaaaagagtgttgcaccactcaacacattcattataccacctatcatagggatttagtgcctaataatacatattttaggcaccaacaaagcacgaggatttaagctcttgtgaaccaaaccctcatcaaacaacttctttacttgaggaataacctcaagctcaagaggtatggcggtgctaagggatgtttcccttgataggagaaggtagaaagattgtttaaaaaggagtgctattttaatatcatattttgttgcaaaatgattttccttgttaacaatcttcttggaggaatccttttcctccttttccttccccttggcctttgaacacaaggccttactatccttctttttcttttgtttttctagtttttcttcctcatccctcttatctttcatagttagttgatctttggccacctgtgaaggtgtttgaggatgcaacacaaatttagtgccaagatgggtgagggtaatttcattagttaggccattgtaaatgatcttcctatcaaattgccatggccttcctaaaagaatatgtcctgcctccatgggaactatatcacaattaacttcatccttatatgtcccaatggagaaaggtaccttcacttgttggttaactatcatttccctttgctcattgagccattgaagtttataaggttttggataaggaatgatagtgaggttcaacttggaaactaatcttgtgctacaacaattgcaacacgATCCACTATCcataatgagagaacaagttttatctaaaattttgcatcttgtatgaaagatgttctctctttgggattgagatagatcacaagattgacctccaaggagccttctaaccattaagaggtcaccttcttcatgggggtagacttcctcactagacttttcaccccttacttcatcttcacttccactagaggaaggggaagaagtagtctcctcttgactactataaatgtcttgacccctcataatcatggttttctttgtgggccattgagaggcaatgtgacctctcccaagacatttgaagcatttaatgttgctagtccttttttggaaactagtcttaggggtgtatttctctaaggtcttacccttatcttccttgggttttgaaggtgcagcccctaaaattccttGGGCATGGTCCTTCCTTgaataagagtgagagccataagattttgaagaaggttttcttttaagttgttgctccactcttatacaaagttggactagctcatctaggtccctatatggaaggagttcaaccttatccctcacttccatattaagcccactaaggaacctagctatgcttgttctttcctcctccctaagtccagctcttaaaaggagtagttccatttgttgtctatattcttcaacactcatactcccttgtctaagcctttggagcttgtccataagctccctttcatagtaggagggaatgtgcctcttcctaagggcactcttaagatcattccaatactctactggaggattcCCATGAATCAtttgttccctaacaagggaagtccaccaatagagggcatacccttgaaagctaagggtagccaatggaacttttctcttttcgctaatatgatggcaagcaaagagttgttcaaccttcatttcctaatctaagtaagccccaacattatcttttccatggaaatatgggaggctaatgttaacctcttgaggctttctatccttttctcttctttgggagtgatgtttagtatgtgaactatgacgccctctataatagttgctaagttcttcacttaaactcttgcaagagtcatgactactataggagacatgtttttctcttttcatttctttcattatttttcttctttcttcctctcttattttctctctttcatcttgacttatttcttccactctttttttacatttttcttttctctcttgtttttctttccacaacttaagggatctcaactcatctaatatcttatacaaggggtccttaggagtagaaccctcaccattaacactagatgaagaatgaagactcatgttggttcctaagttatggttctttcttgttgggggtttgaaaaaaaggtaaaagaaactatggttgaaactagccaaaataaacactaaaagaggtgtgaaagataaggtaaaaactaattggtaaaaggcaatcTATCTAGGCGGTATAAAattggagggtaaaggaaataagctatgaaagtaagcaagaaattaaagtgcaagaaatgcaaactaggcggatcctaagagtgtttggattacctcatttaaggttcccaacaaaacacttactatcctaaggggaaattgcctaaaattattacacacaaatggaagtagggtgacctattggaggctcccaacttacttccaatgaaaggcctttttgttacaaaatttgaaagcaaaacaaattgccaattacaaaattacaaagaaaaaagtcctcaattgtggtggctattctctctttattgtttcactcaatttggagtgcttcttagtccaatagctcttaaggtggttggccccttgcttcttgactcaaattcttcaagatatggcaccaatccttctttccaattccctatatggcaactcacaagcaaggaaacaaagagacaagcaataaccaaagaccaaaaaaaatgaattgaaagctaaaccaatagagttttaacaagacaaattttcaaggattattcaacaattaaaacaatgaaaagtacaaaaaagcaagctaggactcaaagagaaacctagaatggctctagagtagagtagaaaaactaaaaaaaaaagactcaagaaacctctagttttggcacttgttttcacaataattttcaattgaaatttcagaactaggattggtataaaataggcaccaattatagaacaacttttgagccaaaacaacaagcacactttcctttcactttttattttcctgGACACTAAGAGTTATTGGGTTTGGGTTTAATGTTCTGCTTTACAACAATAGTTTCACTTATTATaacattttgtgtttattacCATTGTATCTCTTTTGGTTTGTCattgataaaatggtttttCTAAAATGTTAGCATGTCTAACTTACACTGACATAAGTATAATGATTATAAGTTATATAAGTTATGGTATAATGTCTTCGATTTGGATCAATTATCAACAACCCTCttattcttatcttttactACCTTAGCGTATAATGTTTTAGGTTTTAATGAATTATTGACAATTCTCTTATTCTTAACGCAAACTTCCTTAGTATATAATATAttctttccaaataaaaaatatgattccaCATCTAACTTAAAAGACAATTGAAATGAGTTAAAGGCACTACAcatattattatcaattaaattcttaaaagtaCTACATGGATGATAATAGAgaatgtgcacatgtgcaaatATAAAGGACGCCCCTATGCATAGGTAGAATActagtatttatttaatgtaaagGAGTATTTTAgggaaattacattttttatctcATTGGAATTGTTGTCacgtctcaattttttttttggtcttttttggttttttgacCTGTCTCTCTCACGAAATAGTTTCTAGCCTCTGAATTTCTCTCTCTGCGTCTCCTGTGAGTCTTTCTGCTTTTGCTACAGGGTTTCATCTCCATTTCCAAACCGGGTTAACTGGTTCAATTTTTTCTGTTTTCgttctaaattttgaagttGCGGCTCGATCTTCAATCAAGGAAGgagcaaagaaagaaaaaaaaaaagatgcagCAAGATCAACTCAAGAAGGTTGTTTCTTTGTCCATGATTGCCCCTTTTGTCTACAAAGTCTGTTACGGTGTTGTGAGATGACATGGCACACGGAGGtgttgaaaaaattgaaatttggaaaCTTCCGGCTATGCCTCGACGACGTTGTTCATGCCTCTAGCCGCACGCGTGAGCGCAAGCGAGGTAAGTAGTTATTAACCATCGTTGTTCCGATAAGTGCTGTTTGGTTTAAGggaagattaattaattaattaattgaaaggtGGTGGTGATGAATAAGTTTAGATGGAGATGCATTGGCCAAAGGTGCCGACAGTTTTCTATATTGCTATGCTTTCATGTTTGCGGTGATTTTTTTGAGGACTTATAGGTCAAAAGAGAGCAACGTTGGATTTAGTTTATAAGTGTTTTGGTTTGAATTTGAGTTGTTGCAGTTATTTTGAAGAGACAACAATGGTAGTGACTAATTGtattttttcacttcttttgtttgaatattttaggAATAATTTGATATGGTGAATGGTGAATttacatgtttaattttaaatctcATACATGTACTGTTGTGCAAACCAGAAAAGAAGCACCTTGTTGACCAAGGGAAACATATAGATGATATGCAAATGCTATATATCAAGCATCTTGTGTGGCTTACTTGATTAATATGCTGGCAGCTGTTTGGTCTATAGGGGACACCTTAGTTGGTTTATGACCACagaaacgaagaagaagaaggaggatATAGTTCTTGAGTTGTTCGACCATTCATATAATGATATAAAAGATAGTTGTTACAAGAAGTTACAACCACCAAAGCAATACAAACATGTCCATCATCAAGCAAATACAATAACATAGATTAATTTGTATTGCTTTAAAGTGCGATTGGAAATTTACCTTGCATGCTACATAGCATATGCAATAAAGAATTTATCATCTAATTCATCTTTTTGAGTAGAAAAAAAGTAAGTGTGAAtgatataattagaaaaaataaattgaaaaatataaaataaaataagtgtgaatgatttaattagaaaaaaaaaagttgtaaaagtGTGAATGATATAAtcagaaagaaaattccaaattgcaaaataaaataattatagattAAGCCTAACTAGACATTGGTAACCTATATTTAAAACTTGGATTTCTTCTGcctaatttaatttcaagttgCTCCCGCTTAGAGCGTCATGTATGTATGAGAATTGAGGAGCTACATAAATGCATATAGTACATTCACGCATTTATGTAATAGAATTGAGATATTAAACAACAAATGTACTTTGCCCATCAAAAGAAGTCTTTTCTAactattaaatgaaaattaagaaaaaaattagtattgtcaaatttaaaaaaaaatgaattcatgCATTTATCTTAATATTTAGAAGGActacatttgtttttttttttcagaaatcaTAAGAACTACTAACAAGTAGCAGGACAATTTATCAGaacataactattttttttttttgttattcataAGAACATGACTAAATTATATCTAACTATACGTTGTTTTTGCGTTCTCCCCATTTTAGTCGAAAAAgagtttaaagttatttttgccaaagtaaaatactaaatttttcTTACTGTTATGtacttacatatatatatatatatatatatatatatatatatatatatatatatatatatatatatatatatataaaggaataGTCCAACAAAATTACACTTCTGCTCTCACTTGGTTGATTGacacatattattttttttgttttttgttttttgtcttttcagatttctttactaaaataatattcatagaCACTGACCGCAACTCCACGCGTCCtccttaaatataataataaatacattaattttaatagtataagaaattttataaaaattttatataaaagttaattcaaatgtttgatttatgtaaaaatcttttttatcattagttaatcatatttttttttcaatataatttataaaataattattataaaatttaataaatttaatatatatgataattttgtgattaactaacaatatattatgtatacatattattcatttattaaattatagttggagatagtaaaattattaaagtttataagtcatttttattcatttttaaaaagtatacaaatatataaaagagtATAGTTTGCTAAAACCTTGTAATACCACAGGATGATCTTCTTATCCAAAcccaaacacaaaaataaaataatagctaCAACAATTTTAGTAGTATAAACGTTTTTATAAGAATGTTaattcaaaagtttgatttctgtAAAAGTTTTTGTATcattaatcaatcataattttttttcaatataacttataaaataattattataaaaaatgataaatttatcatatatgataattttatgattagataataatataatttgtgcACATGTTATTCGTTCATTAAATTTGGAGAgggtaaaattatcaaaataaaattttatatgaaaattaattcaaaagttTGATTATCGTAAAAGTTTTTGTACCATTTatcaatcataaatttttttcaatataactaataaaataattattataaaaaaattatcatatatgataattttgtagttaaataacaataaaatttgtcacatgttattcatttattaaattatagttaTTTTAGTTTCTGTTATTCTTTGTATTAAtgatatcataatttatttgaagtaatttctcatcattaaaaatattttttttataatttaatctaaatagtataaatataaaagagtagtatatatatatatatatatatatatatataatttataaaagaatatagTTTGATGAGACCTTCTAATACCACGagcttatattttcttttgctataCATTTAGTAGTAGGGATTAgttttttaggcttaaatatattttttaaaatttgataattatttttttattccttcaaaacataatgtttttatcaaataacaatataatttgtTCACAtgttattcatttattaaattatagttggagagaataaaattatcaaagtgaaattttatatgaaagttaattcaaaagtttgatttctgcAAAAGTTTTTGTATCATtaacaatcataaattatttttagtataacttataaaataattattataaaaaataataaattaactatatatgataattttgtggttaaataacaatataatttatgCACATGTTATTCatctattaaattttagttGAAAAGGGCAAAATTATCGATAAATTGTTGGTCTAATTATATGGCTCCAGTCATCCTATATTATTGTCATGTCGCTTACAAaaggacaaaataaaaattttaaaaacaagggAGAACAGTATGAGAGATGCACAGGACAAAGACAAAATATGaagatgtttatttttttaagtaagagATAGAATCCAACtccttttatttatcaaaaagtagtttgaaaaaataaatacaaatgatttttttttatactttttcttactatttttatattttttgatatattttactttttaatttaagtagAATTTCAGTactataaccaaaaaaaaaaaaaaaaaaacatatgcacATGTAACCAACTAGTTATATAATAAAGCCTACCACATTATTTAAACCCATAACCCAGGAGCTAAAAGCAACATAAAAAATACACTCAAAACCCCTTTAAccccaaattaaaaataaaccatGTTAAATAACTATACAGAAGATGAATCAAAAGCTAATAAAAAATGCCTTATAAGCATTACCCAAAATCCCAAACTTTGAAGAAGGTTCTAGTGAGAGAAGACCAACTCGTGAACATAGCCAATTTGCAAGGTgaaaagataaagatttaaagttTGAAAGAATTTAAAGGAGATTTTCTACTATCAGTAATGGAATTTAAATAGGCAGGGATTAAAGAAGGAATTATTGATATTTCCATTTTTCATTCCCTATAATTGTGGGTGTTATTAAAGTTCATCATTAATGTAATATGAACATTCATATGAAAAACGAAAAGCCGCCCAATTATTCAGGAGAAGAGTACACCTTGTTCCAATTTCGCATGCATGTATACACATACCTGTTAAGTGCTTAAATTAGTTACTACTTTTATAGCTATTTTTCAATGTCAATTATGCAACCAGTTTAGGCAGGAAAAATCTACTACAAACTTCCTTCCTTTTATATATTAAGATTATTCTAAAAGGCACTAAAATCTCTTAACAAATCTCAGGTTTCAGATTTTTTCATCATATTTTAAGATTTCCAACTTATGACATATGTCAAGGGTTTGATTCAAATTAGCATTTTCGTTTATCATTCTTGTCATAAAAGTTTGTCGGggtatttgtttatatttatctCTTCCACATTACATGTGATGTTTTACTTATATATGCTCATATTAAAATCATACACTCaaatttttatgcttttcattTACCCTCCTTATTTGGATTATATTGGAGCTTCAACTTGTTGTTATCAGATCCTGTTATCGGGGAAAAAGAACCaggtataataaaaattaaattaaagaaaaaaatctataaaggaaaagtagttttttttttttaataatcaaacCAAATAGTATTTTTAAGAGTTATGGGATCAACCTAGTTGGGAacataattcttattttttatgcgAAGCATGCCTcctttgcataaaaaaaaaaatcatatataattggATATCTAAATTAAAAGGATTTGAAGTCACATAACTTTTGTGATTCAAATACAGATTACGGAATTCATAGATTAAAAGTTATCTAaagtaattcaaaaaaaaataaaaatagtgtctATAGCTCCCTTCTGATTGTTATGTAAACCCTGGTTTTGGAAAATTCTGAAATAGGTGGAACATGAAGAGTTCTCATTTCAGCAACATTAAAAGAAACAATCATGTACGTAAACTGATGGTTGCTTATGGTCCCTTCTGAAAGTGATTTAGAGCTGCGTCAGTGTATTTAGCCAACCTTCGGTGTCAATGAAGCTAGTAGTTGCCAACTTGCTAACTGTTGATGAATCCAATTTCTTTAACCAACTTACTCGCTTGGAAGTGTCAGAACCAGGTCCAGAATTGCCATACTCTGCGAATGTTATGTGATCCCTGTAAAAGTTATGGAATTATAGATGAAAACCCAAAAACCCAAAGCAAGCAAAATAAAcgaaataatcaaaaaatgaaaCACAAAAAGTTGTATattcacaataatttttattttaaaagatggcCATAACAACAcactcaaaaaaattatatgtatttattttcttagttttgataatttaaattaaagcattttattttttatattaggaAATATCTAAAGCTTTTATTTAGTATTCAATTAATCTATCTTTCATCATGTCAGCCCACTTTGGACTTAAAGTAATACATTCAATTACGACTCTATTTCTAAGTTATAAATTATACCACAGTCCACATAATTCTTAGTTAAGAAATACGAATATTGAATCATTTGTGtcaataacttttaataaattatacatttcAATTCAAACCTAGATTGCTTTTACAATTCAAGTATTTCAAGTAACATTGTTCGAAAAATGGTTTACGGCCTCAATTACGCTTGTAACTTCACAATTTTGTGGCTTTTTCAGTCAAAATTGTGACTTTTAGTGTTTCTggccacaatttaaaaccttatttGTTGCTAGGTTAAGTTCTATGGATCTAACTAGCAttactttaattaaattgatcatgcatgagtgatttttttttttttttaatctatgtgGACAAAATGAGATTTAGAAGAAGGATCTTACTCGTGCCCAGCGAAATCCCATGGCTGCCAACCTAATGGTTGGATAATGTTAGAGATTTTAGTATCATAGAAAAGAACTCTAGCATAACCTCTCCATGGTCTTCCCAAGTAAGTTGTACCATTTCCAACGATATTGCAATGCTTAAAAACAAACCCATTTGCATCGTTTGGATTTGTTCTCCCTTGTGCCGTGATAAAACCAATAATGCCAGGACCAAGATTAGCACCAATAGCGGATATGGTACAGTCctgcaaaaataaagaaataaattagatactcaaaattatcttttcattttttatattcaaaacaATTATTGCACACTTTAATATGCACATATTCTTGTGCATTTTGGATTGGGATGCATCCTTTTGTATCCAATATaccttaatattattattgtacaCGTATATGTGCTAATAAAATGGTGAATGTGGTTTTGTAATTATAATCAATATCTCGCAATGTTTAATTCCCTTCATCTTATTTTgtttgacatttttgtaaaaataaatcccattttaattaataccaatgaagcatttaatattttattcttattataattatggagtaaaaaaataaaaaagaagtataCATGAAAGATAatgtaaattttgtaattattataaaagacaagggatatattaagaaattaaatgataattttatgaaatctaaaacatttattagatttattaatttttgtgtaaaaaagGTAGTTTGACCAAACAAAATGAGATGGAGGGGGTTAAATTGTAAATGATAGAAAGCCATTTATGTATATAATGTAGTTTGGGAGTGTTTACAATTCGATATTGTCATCTTATAAAACTCGATGCCATGCATATACAAATAATAACCATGAACAAGAGAGAAATCAACAGCTTAAGATCATTATTAGTACCTCATATAAAGATTGGCCAGTGCCGAAGATAAAATCCATAGCACCTTGAATTGTACAAGACTTGAAGTAATGTCTTCCTTGTCCATCCCACAAAGTGTCTTGCAAACCAAAGAAGCCAACGTCATAGAAGTACGACCTGTCGCCAAATATCATTGCAGCTACCGCAGCTTCCATTGAGTTAGCATTTCTGTTATTATTGTATGTATTCTGCTCCAGATCATAATTAAAGCTAAATtagatatttgttaaaaaatcaattctttttttgttcGAAGCTATAAAAACCCAGTACAGTGCCCAAACAAATCAAAACACAAAATAGCATATCATTATAAGTGAATTAATACGTAGCAAGACATATAAAtggccaaaagaaaaaaaatatcaagaatgaattaaattttatatattttttaggaaaaaaaaatcttctcttTCTTACCGCTATCTTTTTCCTGATTCTTAGATCCTAATTCATTTTAATAGcaagtaaataataattttttaacaaaaaatcaggaagaagaaaacagaaagaaatggaaagaatatCAACCTGATttcttatgtattttattttataattcttattgtATTGACTATGCCTACGAATGATGTGTTAGGTTTGTGTCTATTCAAGAGTTACTCACAAAGTCACAATAATACACTAggtataaattaaattgttataaGGGAAGATGACTAACTAGTTTGACcacttataaaaaaacaaaaaaatagtttaccactcgaaatttattgttttttcagattaaaaaaaactgacgacttttaattagttgaattaaaagtaaatttataaatttataaataataattctttgaaatgtaggatttctttatattttctaacGAATTGTGAAGATTTCTTATGACAACATTTGAGTATGggcaaaatttaaataatatgtaacaagtaaaataaaatttaccctCTGTACACAGGCTTATGCACTATCTTATAGATTATTAGCTACAGCTACTAAAAATAGGATTTTACATGTATtctcagaaaaatggagaataaaaattaacaagggTTTTTAAAACTTCTTAGACCAAAGAACTTTTCATCATTTACATTTAACCGGATCAATCAAGATTTTCTTTGCAACAAATGGCATAAATTCATATATAGGTAGCAACGAGTTAGCATAAATAAATAGCATAAAACTATTCATTACAGTTCAGTTCATGGAAAAATGAATGGGAGAGTAGAATATGAATGGCCAAAGTATAaagaaaaccttttttttttcaggaatgaattgaaatattaaaaaaaacttcaaaagaatgaaataaataaagcaaTTTGTATTCTCACCCTAAAGCTAATGGACTTGACGACGACATTGTCGGCCATGGTTGTGAACGTAGGACTCTCTGCACTTGAATCATGGTCATGCCACTCAACAAAAGTGTTCTTTTGTCCCTCTCCTTTTAGTACGATGAAAGGCTTGTCAGAAGTGATCTTCACCTTTTCCCTTTCAACATTATAGAACACATATTAGTATTTGAGGATTCAAATTAATATTGGAATCAAATTGGTAGACATTGCATTACATTTCATAACGTAATTTCagtcattgaagaaatttttttaatattatatgtacatacataaCAAATCGCACATGTATTGAAATATGATCGGTGACCAAACATGAGCCAAATCCTAAATTACAACTAATTAAACTATTTCATATCCcgtctaaaaaaaaattcttatccaagtcaaattttaattatatctttgTTCGGGACAGTTTTAAAAATCTGtaattaacaaca
This region of Glycine max cultivar Williams 82 chromosome 7, Glycine_max_v4.0, whole genome shotgun sequence genomic DNA includes:
- the LOC100812950 gene encoding probable pectinesterase 29 gives rise to the protein MGSHLPLTTRIPENENPRSPTLQARKKMMNMSNKELLESEALSSETIIVDRLGNGHFSTIQSAIDSVASYNKNWVYIYVMAGTYREKVKITSDKPFIVLKGEGQKNTFVEWHDHDSSAESPTFTTMADNVVVKSISFRNTYNNNRNANSMEAAVAAMIFGDRSYFYDVGFFGLQDTLWDGQGRHYFKSCTIQGAMDFIFGTGQSLYEDCTISAIGANLGPGIIGFITAQGRTNPNDANGFVFKHCNIVGNGTTYLGRPWRGYARVLFYDTKISNIIQPLGWQPWDFAGHEDHITFAEYGNSGPGSDTSKRVSWLKKLDSSTVSKLATTSFIDTEGWLNTLTQL